The following are encoded together in the Lactuca sativa cultivar Salinas chromosome 1, Lsat_Salinas_v11, whole genome shotgun sequence genome:
- the LOC111889114 gene encoding WD40 repeat-containing protein HOS15 — protein sequence MININSRELNYLVYRYLHESGFTHTAFTLGYEAGLNKSTIDGNLVPPGALVTFVQKGIQYLELEANLTCNDSDIDEDFSFIQPIDLITKDVYELQKMIKEKKESLQKTKNREKNKEHEQEHAREKEKEHVKEREKEHEQENARERERERGHAREKEKEQERQHREREKRIEQEQHREKEKEKQQREKERELEKEKIERERERERDNKGKHKEKEKKNEDLEDKIRVQPEENVIAEGAEPMEIDTSSTALPSVIPNSDVTILEGHTSEVFVCAWSPTGSLLASGSGDSTARIWTIGDGPCSSNLQKGPLDVAVLKHYRGRTNDKSKDVTTLDWNGDGTLLATGSYDGQARIWSKDGELMSTLTKHKGPIFSLKWNKKGDYLLSGSVDKTAIVWDIKTGEWKQQFEFHAAPTLDVDWRNNVSFATCSTDNMIYVCKVGDNRPVKTFVGHQGEVNAIKWDPTGTLLASCSDDSTAKIWSVKQDTCLHDLKEHTKEIYTIRWSPTGPGTNNPNQPLVLASASFDSTIKLWDVETGSLLHSLVAHGDPVYSVAFSPNGEYLASGSLDKCMHIWSVKEAKVVKTYVGSGGIFEVCWNKEGDKIGACFSNNVVCILDFRM from the exons ATGATTAACATCAATTCGCGAGAGTTGAACTATCTAGTGTACCGTTATCTACATGAATCAG GTTTCACACATACTGCCTTCACATTAGGTTATGAGGCTGGGCTGAATAAAAGCACAATAGATGGAAATTTAGTTCCACCTGGTGCTCTTGTTACATTTGTGCAGAAAGGAATTCAGTATCTTGAGCTAGAAGCTAACCTCACATGC AATGATTCTGATATCGATGAAGATTTCTCTTTCATACAACCGATCGATCTCATCACAAAGGATGTTTATGAACTACAAAAAATGATAAAGGAGAAGAAAGAAAGTCTTCAGAAAACTAAAAACAGAGAAAAAAACAAAGAACATGAGCAGGAACATGCAAGAGAAAAGGAGAAAGAACATGTGAAGGAAAGAGAGAAAGAACATGAACAGGAAAATGCTAGAGAAAGAGAAAGGGAACGAGGGCATGCTagagaaaaagaaaaggaacaGGAAAGACAACACAGAGAAAGAGAAAAGAGAATTGAGCAAGAACAACATAGAGAAAAAGAGAAGGAAAAACAACAAAGGGAAAAAGAACGTGAGTTGGAGAAAGAGAAGatagagagggaaagagaaagagaaagagataaTAAGGGTAAACAcaaagagaaagagaagaaaaaTGAGGATCTTGAGGATAAGATACGAGTCCAACCTGAAGAAAATGTGATTGCAGAAG GAGCTGAACCAATGGAGATTGACACAAGCTCAACAGCTTTGCCTTCTGTTATCCCCAACTCTGATGTGACAATTTTAGAAGGTCATACTTCTGAG GTTTTTGTATGCGCATGGAGTCCAACTGGCTCTCTTTTGGCATCTGG gtCTGGAGATTCCACAGCTCGAATTTGGACCATTGGTGATGGACCCTGTAGTTCAAATTTACAAAAAGGCCCCTTAGATGTTGCTGTTTTGAAACACTACAGAGGTAGAACAAATGATAAGAGCAAAGATGTAACCACACTTGACTGGAAT GGTGATGGAACTTTACTTGCAACAGGTTCTTATGATGGACAAGCCAGAATATGGAGTAAAGAtg GGGAGCTGATGAGTACATTAACAAAACATAAGGGGCCAATATTCTCTTTAAAATGGAACAAGAAAGGAGACTATCTTTTAAGTGGCAGTGTAGACAAAACAGCAATTGTATGGGACATTAAGACTGGAGAATGGAAACAACAGTTTGAGTTTCATGCAG cTCCTACTCTTGATGTTGATTGGCGCAACAATGTCTCATTTGCAACTTGCTCAACTGACAACATGATTTATGTCTGTAAAGTTGGAGATAATCGACCAGTTAAAACTTTTGTGGGCCATCag GGTGAAGTGAATGCCATCAAATGGGATCCTACTGGTACACTTCTGGCTTCATGCTCAGATGATTCTACCGCAAag ATATGGAGCGTAAAGCAGGACACCTGTTTGCATGATTTAAAGGAACATACAAAG GAAATATACACCATAAGATGGAGCCCAACAGGCCCAGGAACAAATAACCCTAACCAGCCGCTAGTGCTAGCAag tgcATCGTTTGATTCAACAATAAAGCTATGGGACGTGGAAACAGGGAGCCTCCTCCACAGCTTAGTTGCACATGG GGATCCGGTATATTCGGTTGCATTCAGTCCAAATGGGGAGTATTTGGCGAGTGGGTCATTGGATAAATGCATGCACATATGGTCTGTGAAGGAAGCCAAAGTGGTGAAAACATATGTTGGGAGTGGTGGGATATTTGAAGTTTGCTGGAACAAAGAAGGTGATAAGATTGGTGCATGTTTTTCAAACAATGTAGTTTGCATTTTGGACTTTCGTATGTAA